The following are encoded in a window of Halorarum salinum genomic DNA:
- the purL gene encoding phosphoribosylformylglycinamidine synthase subunit PurL, which translates to MSLPAEDRELVTAELGRDLTTAEAALFENLWSEHCAYRSSRPLLGAFESESEDVVVGPGDDAAVVALPSAGTDSRTDGDHADTYVTLGIESHNHPSYVDPFDGAATGVGGIVRDTLSMGAYPIALTDSLYFGGFDREHSRYLFEGVVEGISHYGNCIGVPTVGGSVAFHEGYEGNPLVNVACLGLTSADRMVTAVAEEPGNKLVLVGNGTGRDGLGGASFASEDLAEDAETEDRPAVQVGDPYAEKRLVEANEQLLDERLLVSARDLGAAGLGGASSELVAKGGLGAEIELDAVHQREPNMNALEILLAESQERMCYEVRPVDVERVREIADRFDLGCSVIGEVAEGNYVCSFRGETVVDVPAEFLADGAPTNDLDREPPAQPDRDLPDPDPTAAFEAVVGSPTTASKRWVYRQYDHEVGTRTGVGPGDDAAIVAVREAGVGVALSAGAEPRWTEVAPYEGARAIALENATNLAAKGARPLAAVDCLNGGNPEKPDVYGGFAAAVDGLADMCADLSVPVVGGNVSLYNDSVTGPIPPTPTVAMIGTKDSYDAPPASVTGDGELLVVGEAGGALGGSEYLAHAGGTDRFPELGPDAPAVLEALATVADRDGTLAVHDVSTGGLAVTLAEMVTPDAGVDVAVDDAVALFDETPGRAVVETTDPDAVEARFDGVAPVERIGEATADGTLAATVGDEPIRYDADRIEELRGIIGRELA; encoded by the coding sequence ATGAGCCTCCCCGCCGAGGACCGCGAGCTCGTGACTGCCGAACTGGGCCGGGACCTCACGACCGCAGAGGCCGCGCTGTTCGAGAACCTTTGGAGCGAACACTGCGCATACCGCTCCTCGCGGCCCCTGCTTGGGGCCTTCGAGAGCGAGAGCGAGGACGTGGTGGTCGGCCCGGGCGACGACGCAGCCGTGGTCGCGCTTCCGTCGGCCGGTACGGACTCCCGGACCGACGGGGACCACGCCGACACCTACGTCACCCTCGGCATCGAGAGCCACAACCACCCCTCCTACGTGGACCCGTTCGACGGCGCGGCGACGGGCGTCGGCGGGATCGTCCGCGACACGTTGAGCATGGGGGCCTACCCCATCGCCCTGACCGACTCGCTCTACTTCGGAGGGTTCGATAGGGAACACTCCAGGTACCTCTTCGAGGGCGTCGTCGAGGGGATCAGCCACTACGGGAACTGCATCGGCGTCCCCACGGTCGGCGGTTCGGTCGCCTTCCACGAGGGGTACGAGGGGAACCCGCTCGTCAACGTCGCGTGTCTCGGGCTGACCTCCGCCGACCGGATGGTGACCGCCGTCGCGGAGGAGCCGGGAAACAAACTCGTCCTCGTCGGCAACGGAACGGGACGGGACGGGCTCGGGGGCGCCTCCTTCGCCTCCGAGGACCTCGCCGAGGACGCTGAGACCGAGGACCGGCCCGCCGTCCAGGTCGGCGACCCCTACGCCGAGAAGCGGCTCGTCGAGGCCAACGAACAGTTGCTGGACGAACGGTTGCTCGTGTCCGCGCGCGACCTCGGGGCGGCGGGGCTCGGCGGCGCGTCCTCCGAACTCGTCGCCAAGGGCGGGCTCGGCGCCGAGATCGAACTCGACGCCGTCCACCAGCGCGAACCGAACATGAACGCTCTGGAGATCCTGCTGGCCGAATCCCAGGAGCGGATGTGCTACGAGGTACGGCCCGTGGACGTCGAGCGCGTCCGCGAGATCGCCGACCGCTTCGACCTCGGCTGCTCGGTCATCGGGGAAGTCGCCGAGGGGAACTACGTCTGCTCGTTCCGAGGTGAGACGGTCGTCGACGTCCCGGCGGAGTTCCTCGCCGACGGCGCCCCGACGAACGACCTCGACCGCGAGCCCCCCGCGCAACCGGATCGCGACCTCCCGGACCCGGACCCGACGGCGGCGTTCGAGGCCGTCGTCGGCAGCCCCACCACCGCGAGCAAGCGCTGGGTGTACCGCCAGTACGATCACGAGGTCGGGACGCGGACCGGGGTTGGTCCCGGGGACGACGCGGCCATCGTCGCCGTCCGCGAGGCGGGCGTCGGGGTCGCCCTCTCTGCGGGCGCCGAGCCGCGCTGGACCGAGGTGGCGCCGTACGAGGGGGCCCGAGCGATCGCGCTGGAGAACGCGACGAACCTCGCCGCGAAGGGGGCACGACCGCTCGCCGCGGTGGACTGCCTGAACGGCGGCAACCCGGAGAAGCCCGACGTGTACGGCGGCTTCGCGGCCGCGGTCGACGGTCTCGCGGACATGTGCGCGGACCTGTCCGTCCCGGTCGTCGGGGGCAACGTCTCGCTGTACAACGACTCCGTCACCGGACCGATCCCCCCGACGCCCACGGTCGCGATGATCGGGACGAAGGACTCATACGACGCACCGCCCGCGTCGGTGACGGGCGACGGCGAACTGCTCGTCGTCGGGGAGGCCGGCGGGGCGCTCGGTGGATCGGAGTACCTCGCGCACGCGGGCGGGACGGACCGGTTCCCCGAACTCGGGCCGGACGCCCCGGCCGTGCTGGAGGCGCTCGCGACGGTGGCGGACCGGGACGGGACGCTCGCCGTTCACGACGTGAGCACGGGAGGGCTCGCGGTGACGCTCGCGGAGATGGTGACCCCGGACGCCGGCGTCGACGTCGCCGTCGACGACGCGGTCGCGCTGTTCGACGAGACGCCCGGACGGGCGGTGGTGGAGACGACCGACCCTGACGCCGTCGAGGCACGTTTCGACGGCGTCGCGCCCGTCGAACGCATCGGCGAGGCCACCGCCGACGGGACCCTGGCCGCGACGGTCGGCGACGAACCGATCCGGTACGACGCCGACCGGATCGAGGAACTCCGCGGGATCATCGGGCGGGAGCTCGCGTAG
- a CDS encoding DUF7550 family protein yields MADHHDHDRYREFEDERVTSPMQPFTTGQVLTGAVVAAVGIALAFGLPFLF; encoded by the coding sequence ATGGCCGACCACCACGATCACGACCGCTACCGCGAGTTCGAGGACGAACGCGTCACCTCCCCCATGCAGCCGTTCACGACCGGGCAGGTGCTCACCGGCGCCGTCGTCGCGGCCGTCGGAATCGCCCTCGCGTTCGGGCTCCCGTTCCTGTTTTAA
- a CDS encoding PHP domain-containing protein, which translates to MLSVELHSHSELSHDGRDPVDMLLEQAAAVGLDALAVTDHDELGASLEAADRADEHGLVGITGMEVTSAAGHVLALGIEERVPAGLPFDETLDRIAEQGGLSVIPHPFQKSRHGVAPHVTNDQLSEADAIEVYNSRLLTGRANRKAETFAVNHGVPMTAGSDAHIAEMVGQAVTEVGAKRRSTNAVLDAIRDGRTSVVGQRTPWHISFRQAAGGAKRRFRRGLGEFL; encoded by the coding sequence GTGCTATCGGTCGAGCTGCACAGTCACTCGGAGCTCTCACACGACGGGCGCGACCCGGTCGACATGCTCCTCGAACAGGCAGCCGCCGTCGGGCTGGACGCGCTCGCGGTCACCGACCACGACGAACTCGGCGCGAGCCTCGAAGCCGCCGATCGGGCCGACGAGCACGGCCTGGTCGGCATCACCGGGATGGAGGTGACGAGCGCCGCCGGTCACGTCCTCGCGCTCGGCATCGAGGAGCGGGTTCCCGCCGGACTCCCGTTCGACGAGACGCTCGACCGGATCGCCGAACAGGGGGGGCTCTCGGTCATCCCCCACCCGTTCCAGAAGTCGAGACACGGCGTCGCACCCCACGTCACGAACGACCAGCTCTCGGAGGCCGACGCCATCGAGGTGTACAACTCCCGGCTGTTGACCGGCCGTGCGAACCGGAAGGCAGAGACGTTCGCCGTCAATCACGGCGTTCCGATGACCGCCGGCAGCGACGCCCACATCGCGGAGATGGTCGGACAGGCCGTCACCGAGGTCGGCGCGAAGCGGCGCTCGACTAACGCGGTACTGGACGCGATCCGCGACGGACGGACGAGCGTCGTCGGCCAGCGGACGCCCTGGCACATCTCCTTCCGCCAGGCGGCCGGCGGCGCGAAGCGCCGGTTCCGGCGCGGACTGGGCGAGTTTCTGTAG